In one Fusarium keratoplasticum isolate Fu6.1 chromosome 5, whole genome shotgun sequence genomic region, the following are encoded:
- a CDS encoding Btz domain-containing protein, which produces MAAAPRRRKLIGQRRRVEDEGDDEGGPDALDLDDDSITDGSLTDDNDPADDSDTSNIDEASPTAPNARKKANGAPAAPRHAGHASKLGTDSGHDGKPVTDTDMMLHGLSITDQPPPDQVMHFDEVTAPSPPRSPAAPIVVSSASARPQAATANRRRQEHEDYKRRRDEDPAFVPNRGAFFMHDHRHAGPAANGFRPFGRGRGRGGRGGIGGPYAPINQLHHPGDPTTNSPWTHDMHETVVEPPPPARPRHMIDDEGPANGNGFIPTCEPNPTPINRTLSTEKHIGNTQVRVFLPSMKAPAVIPRLAVKQYTKLPDHRPPLRRDKPVRISLPENPPRYIYPAADRSFIFIPRAMRPNQQRMRGKPRSGFGSMGGFSRRTSMFGGSYYGGSVYTPSVALSRRSSIVDRDYMFSPTGSVISRPPIPVENARPVVRLPPAPRPDVPPMNTMAPPPMAAPMPVSIPGPADPAFAVERPIMSETSINDLPPPQTYPLPQKPAFQENRPTSALPMHQPRPQKSISVADIESPTLTQGPQAFQQAFHQQVPIQMANGLSQESHNRQPSYPSQLSTGTPLSQIPERAIHAAPFQPNTYGQQPYYNQQPYQAQPPQAQPQPQQGYYYPPNYNNPNMAPSGGPPPFVPGQPGPPGSFTPQNQPEQLAMPGSGQPPPANLVAQEVNGMVYYYDASQLPPVNNYPTYSAPQGYQPSVIGMNGMVTPSPDAFYYPQQAPGMVYYPQ; this is translated from the exons ATGGCTGCGGCTCCTCGTCGTAGAAAGCTCATCGGTCAACGCCGCCgcgtcgaggacgagggcgacgacgagggtgGCCCGGACGCTCTCGACCTCGATGACGATAGCATCACCGACGGCTCCCTGACCGACGACAATGATCCGGCCGATGACAGCGATACTAGCAACATCGACGAGGCCTCCCCGACGGCTCCAAAtgcgaggaagaaggccaaTGGCGCTCCTGCTGCTCCAAGACACGCCGGACATGCCTCCAAGTTGGGCACCGACTCTGGCCATGACGGCAAGCCTGTGACGGATACCGACATGATGCTTCACGGTCTTTCCATCACGGATCAGCCTCCGCCTGACCAGGTGATGCATTTCGACGAGGTGACGGCCCCGTCGCCCCCCAGATCGCCTGCGGCTCCCATTGTCGTGAGCTCGGCGTCTGCTAGGCCACAGGCAGCCACCGCGAATCGACGTCGCCAGGAGCACGAAGACTACAAGCGCAGGAGAGACGAGGATCCTGCCTTTGTGCCCAACCGCGGCGCCTTTTTCATGCACGACCACAGGCATGCCGGGCCTGCGGCGAATGGCTTCCGCCCTTTcggacgaggtcgaggtagGGGCGGACGTGGTGGTATCGGGGGTCCGTATGCACCCATCAA TCAATTGCACCACCCGGGAGACCCAACGACCAACTCTCCGTGGACCCATGATATGCACGAGACTGTTGTAGAGCCGCCGCCTCCAGCACGGCCTCGACATatgattgatgatgagggtCCAGCCAACGGGAATGGTTTCATTCCCACCTGTGAACCCAACCCGACTCCCATCAACCGGACCCTCTCCACCGAGAAGCACATTGGCAACACGCAGGTCCGGGTCTTCCTTCCGTCCATGAAGGCCCCAGCCGTCATCCCACGTCTTGCCGTCAAGCAGTACACCAAGCTACCCGATCACCGACCTCCTCTGCGTCGGGACAAGCCCGTCCGCATCTCGCTCCCCGAAAACCCTCCTCGATATATTTATCCCGCCGCTGACAGATCCTTCATCTTTATTCCGCGGGCAATGAGGCCGAACCAGCAACGTATGCGAGGAAAGCCCCGTTCTGGCTTCGGTTCCATGGGTGGATTCTCGAGACGGACCAGCATGTTTGGTGGTAGCTACTACGGTGGCAGTGTGTACACGCCCAGCGTGGCCCTCAGCAGGCGATCGTCCATCGTTGATCGAGACTACATGTTCTCTCCTACCGGCTCCGTCATCTCTCGGCCGCCCATCCCTGTTGAGAACGCTCGACCGGTTGTTCGActtcctcctgctcctcgtccAGACGTGCCCCCCATGAACACgatggctcctcctccaatgGCAGCTCCTATGCCCGTCTCCATCCCCGGACCGGCCGATCCAGCTTTTGCCGTTGAGCGACCTATCATGTCTGAGACATCGATTAATGATCTGCCCCCGCCGCAGACATACCCGCTTCCCCAGAAGCCTGCCTTCCAGGAGAACCGGCCAACATCAGCGCTGCCTATGCATCAGCCTCGTCCGCAGAAGAGCATTTCAGTTGCCGATATTGAATCGCCTACGTTAACGCAGGGTCCTCAGGCCTTCCAGCAGGCCTTCCATCAGCAGGTGCCGATCCAGATGGCTAACGGCCTCTCTCAAGAATCCCACAACCGTCAGCCTTCGTACCCGTCTCAGCTTTCAACCGGCACCCCCCTGTCCCAGATTCCTGAGAGGGCTATCCATGCTGCACCATTCCAGCCCAACACGTACGGCCAGCAACCGTACTACAACCAGCAGCCTTACCAAGCCCAGCCGCCCCAAGCCCAGCCTCAGCCCCAGCAAGGCTATTACTACCCGCCCAACTACAACAATCCTAACATGGCGCCTTCAGGTGGCCCACCTCCATTTGTCCCTGGTCAGCCAGGTCCTCCTGGCAGCTTCACACCTCAGAACCAACCTGAGCAACTAGCTATGCCCGGCAGCGGCCAACCCCCTCCAGCGAATCTTGTGGCGCAGGAGGTCAACGGCATGGTCTATTATTATGACGCCTCTCAGCTCCCGCCAGTCAACAACTATCCTACCTACTCGGCCCCTCAGGGATACCAGCCTAGTGTGATAGGCATGAACGGCATGGTGACGCCCAGCCCAGACGCGTTCTACTATCCCCAGCAGGCCCCCGGCATGGTCTACTACCCGCAGTAG
- a CDS encoding RanBD1 domain-containing protein: protein MVTFSLPGDGDAADAGRSTPRPRPALPFAKRAYVSTPYKTSRLSGTPQSSRRLLTTRDEVPSSSLSKSSIATARNIFRVSAVADTPPVAPFSPSLPQSTMKKVFAPGATPEPSRTFRESTAQVTPRGMASKATSKELFTMRIEDPDPELSGEALTKKIPKDWNSKGSIYADQFLSHLCPPDFDDEQRRQFFCILDLRRLKYAANEIFSKKDWKLNVINFAKEFEKSRSIILLRYGLYEFQNVKPSKDVLKRWRREHGLPEPEEEDAEPTPTKPTASKKRKADDDLSKDTVSNGISTTNKRRAPEQEETPVEAPVEVTTPASVLGKNKRRVSVSDEAESQPSKMQKGQASMAKSLFEKIANKSSTPVGSPLKPSTKPADEAGSAKPNPFAFNKPTSGGSALARSVFQQNLKPSNAAAGGNIFGYLSDASSAKNSGVDADAESEADSDAEEDSQATGQSDEPSAAASGTETASQVGTGLFAPQAPTSGAVADTSAPGTRESTPGRSLFDRVTKGSDGQPVRVEDKVETEAPEQPATKPADQTWNPTTTPIKFAPSATTGQAGSLFGKTASAPTSSLFAPKTTTTSNIFGAPKQDKPAEKESTPVSEQADKTGGESDKENDQAPKKPLFEVKAPTAQPSFGSSLFTPKPATETPKEAEPTKPASSLFGAKLDDKPSTPSTTNLFGSVSKPAESSGPVMQSSTLFGAKPAEGDKSSTAPKTSLFGGESTTPASSLFGVKPTANATNLFENASTTPAAKPLFGAPSASSDASTAPKTDAPAADKPAAAPIFSFGAKPNGTSEPAKPLFGTPKSPASSGAPMFGGSPMKQDAPSPAKKAFNGGSTGASAAPIFSFGSASATPAAPIFGGASGTTNGANTSFGAASSTSNSGSGGFSFQSGNSGSSFNNPFASGNNGGSSGSAPTSTSGGMFNFGSTSAAPSGSSPFQFGSTGGSTAAPTFGANQSSNNNAPSFGSASGSTGAPAFSFSGASPAQNSTPTFGSNQAAPAFGNLQPPAGGSTTGTNTPFSLGGGSSLATTPAGGTPEPSTQAEGAAAAGDEGEKHEQVNLTEGLEKDEDVLHDVRAKVLKFVPAGEKSEEKKSKSQSPWSTQGVGALRLLKHKETSAVRLLLRAEPRGHIALNRAVLPDMSYKADKKYVKITTSNEKGDGLETWMIQVKTADLAKELAAAMEKHKELNKKK, encoded by the exons ATGGTCACCTTTTCACTCCctggcgacggcgacgccGCTGATGCCGGCAGGAGCACACCTCGTCCGCGTCCTGCTCTGCCTTTCGCAAAGCGCGCCTACGTCTCGACCCCATACAAGACCAGCCGCCTCAGTGGTACTCCCCAATCGTCGCGGAGGCTGTTGACGACTCGCGATGAGGTTCCATCCAGCAGTCTGAGCAAGAGCTCGATTGCCACCGCCCGCAACATCTTCCGGGTCTCTGCCGTCGCCGATACACCCCCGGTGGCGCCCTTCTCCCCCAGCCTACCTCAGAGCACCATGAAGAAGGTGTTTGCCCCTGGCGCTACTCCCGAGCCGAGTCGGACGTTCCGAGAGTCGACCGCACAGGTTACGCCGCGGGGCATGGCGTCAAAGGCCACGTCCAAGGAGCTGTTCACCATGCGCATCGAGGATCCTGATCCGGAGCTCTCTGGTGAGGCcctcaccaagaagatcCCCAAGGATTGGAACTCGAAGGGATCCATCTACGCTGACCAGTTCCTCTCTCACCTCTGCCCTCCAGACTTTGATGACGAGCAGCGGCGGCAATTCTTCTGCATCCTCGACCTTCGACGGCTCAAATATGCGGCGAACGAAATCTTTTCCAAGAAGGATTGGAAGTTGAACGTCATCAACTTTGCAAAGGAGTTTGAAAAGAGCCGGAGTATCATTCTGCTGCGGTACGGTCTGTACGAGTTTCAGAACGTCAAGCCATCCAAGGATGTTCTCAAGAGGTGGCGTCGAGAGCATGGTCTccctgagcctgaggaggaggatgctgagCCCACTCCTACCAAACCCACGGCCtcgaagaagcgcaaggccgaCGATGATCTTTCCAAGGATACCGTCTCGAACGGCATCTCGACCACCAACAAACGACGCGCTCCCGAGCAGGAGGAGACACCTGTGGAGGCACCCGTTGAGGTAACTACTCCTGCGTCTGTTCTTGGCAAGAACAAGCGCAGGGTTTCAGTgagcgacgaggccgagagcCAGCCTTCCAAGATGCAAAAGGGCCAGGCCTCTATGGCCAAGTCGTTGTTTGAGAAGATCGCAAACAAGTCGTCTACGCCCGTCGGTTCCCCTCTGAAGCCCTCCACTAAGCCCGCCGATGAGGCCGGCAGCGCCAAGCCGAACCCATTCGCTTTCAACAAGCCCACCAGCGGCGGATCTGCACTTGCCCGCAGTGTATTCCAGCAGAATCTCAAGCCAAGCAATGCTGCGGCTGGTGGCAACATTTTTGGTTATCTTTCTGATGCAAGCTCGGCCAAGAACAGTGGTGTCGACGCCGATGCCGAGAGCGAGGCCGACTCAGATGCTGAGGAGGACAGCCAGGCGACAGGACAGAGTGACGAGCCCAGTGCTGCTGCCAGTGGCACTGAAACTGCTTCACAGGTCGGCACTGGTCTTTTCGCCCCGCAGGCTCCTACCAGTGGTGCTGTGGCCGATACCAGTGCCCCTGGAACTCGGGAGAGCACTCCTGGACGAAGCCTGTTCGATCGAGTCACAAAGGGCAGCGACGGTCAGCCTGTGCGCGTAGAGGACAAGGTTGAAACTGAAGCGCCTGAGCAGCCTGCGACCAAGCCTGCTGACCAGACCTGGAatcccaccaccacccctATCAAGTTTGCTCCATCCGCTACCACCGGCCAGGCTGGCTCTCTCTTCGGCAAGACTGCATCGGCGCCGACAAGCTCCCTGTTCGCTCCCAAGACCACTACCACTTCCAACATCTTTGGTGCCCCCAAGCAGGACAAGCCTGCTGAGAAGGAGTCAACACCAGTCTCTGAACAAGCTGACAAGACGGGAGGTGAATCTGACAAGGAGAATGACCAGGCccccaagaagcccttgttCGAGGTTAAGGCCCCGACTGCTCAGCCGAGCTTTGGATCATCTCTCTTCACCCCCAAGCCAGCTACTGAGACACCTAAGGAGGCTGAGCCTACCAAGCCTGCTTCCAGCTTGTTTGGAGCgaagctcgacgacaagCCTAGCACTCCTTCCACAACTAACTTGTTTGGTTCTGTTAGCAAGCCCGCGGAATCCAGTGGGCCTGTGATGCAGTCGTCGACGCTCTTTGGTGCCAAGCCTGCCGAGGGTGACAAGTCCTCTACGGCTCCGAAGACTTCGCTCTTTGGCGGCGAGTCAACCACCCCGGCATCATCCCTGTTTGGCGTCAAGCCGACAGCAAATGCCACCAACCTGTTTGAAAATGCATCAACTACACCTGCTGCGAAGCCCCTATTCGGTGCTCCCAGCGCCAGTAGTGACGCATCGACCGCGCCCAAGACTGATGCTCCTGCTGCTGACAAGCCTGCTGCAGCCCCTATCTTCAGCTTTGGCGCCAAGCCCAATGGCACTTCGGAGCCTGCGAAGCCTCTTTTCGGCACACCCAAGTCGCCGGCTTCGTCTGGAGCGCCCATGTTTGGTGGTAGTCCCATGAAGCAGGACGCCCCGTCaccagccaagaaggccttCAATGGTGGCAGCACTGGAGCGTCCGCCGCTCCCATCTTCAGCTTTGGCAGTGCTTCGGCCACGCCTGCTGCTCCCATCTTTGGCGGTGCTTCGGGCACCACCAACGGTGCCAACACAAGCTTCGGCGCTGCCAGCTCAACGAGCAATTCGGGATCCGGAGGCTTTTCTTTCCAGTCTGGAAACTCGGGATCTTCCTTCAACAACCCTTTCGCTTCGGGTAACAATGGAGGCAGCTCTGGTTCCgctccaacctcgacatctGGAGGCATGTTCAACTTTGGAAGCACTTCAGCCGCGCCGAGTGGCTCCAGCCCATTCCAGTTTGGAAGTACAGGTGGCAGCACAGCGGCACCGACGTTTGGCGCCAACcagagcagcaacaacaacgcTCCTTCTTTTGGAAGCGCATCAGGATCTACTGGAGCGCCGGCGTTCAGCTTCTCGGGAGCCTCCCCGGCACAGAACTCGACGCCAACCTTTGGTTCCAACCAAGCTGCTCCGGCCTTTGGCAACCTCCAACCGCCAGCTGGTGGATCTACCACCGGGACCA ACACACCGTTCAGTCTTGGGGGAGGCTCTAGCCTGGCCACAACACCAGCTGGCGGGACCCCGGAACCATCCACCCAGGCTGAaggagcggcggcggccggCGACGAGGGCGAAAAGCATGAGCAGGTGAACCTGACGGAGGGtcttgagaaggatgaggacgtGTTGCACGATGTACGAGCCAAGGTGTTGAAGTTTGTGCCGGCCGGTGAGAAGtcggaggagaagaagtccaagTCTCAGAGCCCGTGGTCAACGCAGGGTGTGGGAGCTCTGCGGCTACTGAAGCACAAAGAGACAAGCGCGGTGCGACTGCTCCTGCGGGCGGAGCCACGAGGACACATTGCGCTGAACCGAGCTGTCCTACCAGACATGTCGTACAAGGCAGACAAGAAGTATGTCAAGATCACGACATCGAACGAGAAGGGCGACGGGCTCGAGACTTGGATGATCCAGGTCAAGACGGCagacttggccaaggagtTGGCGGCTGCCATGGAAAAGCACAAGGAGTTGAACAAGAAAAAGTAA